In Candidatus Bathyarchaeia archaeon, the sequence CAAGATACCACGCGTCATTAAAGGTAAGGTTGGAGAAATATTAGAGCGTATTGATGAGAGGGGAAAAATAAACGAGATCTCTAAGAAGCTTAACCTTAAAGTTATTTGGGATAGAAGTCTAGATGTCTTAAGCGGTGGAGAATTACAGAGAGTCGCCATAGCAGCTGCGGTCTGCCGCGAGGCTGACGTATATCTATTTGATGAACCATCAAGTTATCTGGATATTAAGCAGAGACTAGAGGCTGCTAGAGTCATTAGGAGCTTGAAAGAGGAGAATAAGATTATTATCGTTGCTGAACATGACTTAGCCGTGCTCGATTATCTCTCAGACCAAGTATGCGTCTTTTACGGTAAACCAGGAGTTTATGGAATAGTCTCCCATGTTCATAGCGTTAGAACTGGAATAAACATATACTTAGATGGATTCATTCCGGATGAGAATATGCGCTTCAGAAAGGAGCCAATAATATTTCATGTGAAGCCGCCATTAACAGGCTCCTCAACCAACGTGCCAATCCTAAATTGGAGTGAAATGACCAAAACATATGAGGGCTTCACACTTAGGATTGAGGCTGGTAACGCTAAGTCCGGCGAAGTTATAGGAATACTTGGTCCCAACGGAATCGGTAAAACAACTTTTATCAAGATATTAGCTGGGATAGAGAAGCCTGATGAGGGACCTCCACCAACTGAAAATATTCTTAGGGTTAGTTATAAGCCACAGTATATATCAACGGATTATGATGGAACAGTTGAGGATCTTTTAAGAGCCGCTGCCAAAGAACAGTTCACATCCAGCTGGTATCAGACAGAAATCATTAATCCACTCAACTTAAGCCCACTCTTCGATAGAGTTGTTAAAGAGTTGAGCGGCGGTGAACTCCAGAAGGTTGCTATAGCAGCCTGTTTATCCCGTAAAGCGGATCTATATCTTCTGGATGAGCCGAGCGCATATCTGGATGTTGAGGAAAGATTAGCGATGGCTAAGACTATACGTAGGATTGTTGAGGATAAAAATGCAACAGCATTCGTTGTTGAACATGATATTGTTGCAATGGATTTTATCGCTGATAGACTGATTATATTTGCTGGCGAACCGGGAGTTCATGGAATGGCGAAATCGCCGACAAACCTACTGGATGGAATGAATATGTTCCTAAAGGAAATAAACATAACATTTAGAAGGGACCCAGACACTAAGAGACCCAGAGTTAATAAAGAGGGCTCTAGAGTTGATGAATACCAAAAAAGGACTGGACAATATTATTACGTGAAATCATGAAATAGCCTACGCTCATATTGAACCCTTAAATAATTTTGGACATGATGAATGAGTCTCTATCTTTCACTAATAACTTATAATGGCCATTTCCTTTTTGGGCAACATATATATGATTTTGATATTTGTTTATGGTTGGTGGGAGTGTCAGTGGGGTTCAGGTTTATTGATGGTCGTGCTATTTTATCTGTAGTTATGGCTCTGGTTATTTTTGCTGGTAGTTTGCTTGTTGTTGTTCTGAGTCAGTCTGTTCAGGGTGTTTATTTGGGGTTTTTTGATGAGCTTGGTTCCCCCTTATCTGGTGTTAATTTTCTTGTTCAGGTTTGGGCTGTTGATCCTGAGAGTGTTCCATCAACTGTGGATGTTTATCGTGGTTGGGTTTATGGTAATGGATTATTTATAAGTGCTGATAATCCTGCTTTTAAGAAGGTTCTGGAAGCTTGGATTAGGCTTCATCCAGGAGACTATAATTATGAGACTTTTCTAGGGGTTTTTGCATGGGCTATTGTTGATGGTAAGGTTTTGACATATCCACTCATAATTGTGAATTATAATCCTCTAATGGCTTTGAGGGGGATAATCCGCAGGGATATAACATTAAATATCCGCTCATATACAGATGATGGTGTTAAGCCGAAGTGGATTAGCGAGATAAAGAGTATTAATCCAGCAAACGGATATGGAAGATTCTGGATGCGCGATGAAAATCTATCATGGGAAACTGGAAACTACATACAAGTACCAATACTAATAGTACACAACAATGGTTCAATAAGCGGAGTTCTCTCCGCATCTATAAACATTGATATTCAGTACAGATTTGGTTGCAGATCTACAATTGGTTATGGAGTAGAGATTAGGAAAAAATTCTTTAATGGAACAGTAAATATTCCCCTGGAGCTCAGGATAGATAGCATCACCATAATTGGACCCTATACCTTTAGCGCCTCGGCGTTGATTCTTCCTAATGAAAAACGATATATTTGGATTGGCGCTAAGGTTGCACACATTCATTGGAGGGAGTATGAGTATCGCCCTCCACCCGAGGAGCCGCCAACGGTTCCAACAGGTAATGAGATGTTGCAGAGCTATGTTTACGCTTTCCAAGCTAACGGAGTTTATATAGCAGGTGGTGTTGGTGAGGGGGCACCGCCATATGAGGACATAATATTTGTGGGGACAAATAAAACTCAGCTCGTTATACCGGATACTGTTTTAAGCGATGGAGACCTCGATGTAGGTGAAAATATAATGCTTCAGCAAATAATTAACTGGAGTGACATATATAATGTAGATCTTGAAGTGCCCATACCAGTCGGAGCAATCGCGGCAGCCGCTCTCTCAGTGAAGATTCCGGGAATCGCAGGACCGATAATTTCAACCCTTTCTGGTATAGGAGTAACAATAGGATATGTGGATGTGGGAAATGCGAGAGTAACCGGTAATTTATTAAATGAGGGGAAAAGGGGTAATAATGGCTACAATGTTCCTGAAATTGTATACTATAGAATAAGCAAATATTTATATAAAGCTGGTCCAGGACGTTTCTTCAGAGTCCCAGTCGGCATATATTTCATATGCGTATAAAAATACTTTATCCAAAATTATCGCGTAAATTTCCCCTTCCAAGGCAATTAAGAAGCTTTTATCCGTCCTTTCAATATATCTCCTACCACCTTCTTCTTATTTAGGGCTTCTAGGAGTACGAAGCCAAGAATGTTGATTGATATTAAAGAGCCAATAAATAATCCAAGTAAGCTTATTTCAATCGGTATCCCTAGTAGAAGCGATAGATAACCCCCCACAATAACCGTTATGGTAATAGTTTCCGTTAAGCAACCCAAAAATCTACGCTTAACGCTATCTCCACCAATAAACCATGCTAACATACATGCCGCAAAATTTGCGATTCCTCCAATAACAGCATCAATAAATCCATAGGGACCAAAGAAATTTGCGATAAAACAGCCCAAGCCTAATCCTAATGCCGCTGGAAAACCAAAAATTATCGAAAGAGGAAGAAACGCATCCGCAACTCTTATCTGAAATCTAGGATCAAAGCTTATAGGCGCTAAAAACGTGACGCCAATAGCATATGTGGCTGCAAAGAACGCTATTAATGCCACCTCAGTACTACTAAATTTCAATATTTTCCACCTCCTACACCGGGGTTTATATGGCGGAACGGGTGGAGGTGGGCTCCCACTCACCCGCCATTAAATGCTCTAAGAAAATGTTTTCTCATTAATAAAGGTTTTGAAAAGGGAAAAATTATTTATTTGTTACTGGCTTTACACTATTTTATTAGGAGATTTAGGAGTGTGATGTTTTAAATGGCTGTTGCTGAGGAGAGGAAGGAGCCCTACCGTTCACATAAAGTTGTTATTAGAGGTGTTGTTGAAGGATACGAGGTTGCATCTCTTGAAGATCTAAAGAAAGTTGAGGGATTAATTGAGGGATTACAGAATGAGATAAATGCCCTTAAAAGTCAAATAATTGAACTACAAAGAGCGCTAAACGCTACAAATATGAGATTAGAAAGATTAGAAAACTTCCTGAGATCATTCAAGTAATAGATCAAAATGAACCCATATTCTTGAAGATCAACTTTAAAGCTAAAATTAATTAGGCTGAATGCTGAAAATCTCTGCTATTACAATCAAGGTATCCAATATTGGCTAAGTGTCAGGATTAACTTTAGAGGGAGAATGATGGATCTAAACATCAATAAATTATTTTTCGCTATAGCTTTAATAGCAGCTTTTACCGCCGGAGCCCTCTTATCATACATCTGGGTCGTAGGATACTATGTTTCATTAGAGCTTAAAGCCCCTAAAAAGCCAGCAATATCAATATATGATTTTACTGTATCGGTTGAAGACCCAACATTTTTCAATATTAGCATTCTTAATCCATCATTCTCACCTAATAGGGTAGAAATTTTAGGAATACATGTTTTAACTGGAGATAATATCGTCCATAAAATTACATCAACGGATCCAAAGATATCTTCTGAGGGCTACACTTTAGATATCGGGGCTTCAGAAACATTTAGATGCTCCTGGAATTGGACAAAATATACTGGGCAATCGATCACCATAATAGTTTTAGTTAAGGATGGAAGCGGCGGAGCCCTTAATATAAAACTTCCATTGATAGAGATAAAAATTACTAGCCTAGAATTTAACCCAGAAGAGGGAAGCCAATTTAATGTAACCATAGAAAATTCCAATAGGTCAGATGATGGCATTGATTTAGTTAATATTAAAATTACTGATGATAACATATCTTATAACGTTGAGACTTATCCTTCATTACCAATAAGACTTAACCCATCTAATTCAACCACTCTTACATGCAAATGGAACTGGTTTGACCATCAAAACAAGACTATAACTTTGACTGTAGAAACACTACAGGGCTTCATAGCCGAGAAAATCTACAAAATACCATTATATGCAATTTTAATTATAGAAAATGTTGAATTTAACCCAAGTGATACCTCTCATATTAATGTTACAATAGTGAACCCCGAGAAGTCTCTTACACAACTAAATATCACAGACATAAGATTGATACTTGAAAATGGAACAACAATTATGCTTATGGAAACCGAACCTAAACTCCCATATATAATTGGTGTGAATAGGAGAGTAACATTTACATGCGAATGGAATTGGTCAATTTATCGTGGTAAAGAAGTAACAATCACGGTGAATACTAAACAGGGTTATAAAACAAAAATTATCTGCAAAGTGCCGCCATAAGTTATGAGGATAATTTAGATTTCAGGGAGCGCTCAATATTTAATAGGGCTTCCTCAGGATCTTCGCTAACAGTTATGTATGAGCCGATGACAGCGGCTTTCGCGCCAGCCTTCCAAACCTCAATTATTGTTTTAGGATTTATGCCACCATCAACCTTTATGAGTTTCTCCGGAAATTTCGTGGAGAAATACTTGACCCTATATGTTGCACTCGCATGATATTTCTGTCTACCTGAACCCATTGGAACTGTCATTAATAAGATTACATCCACAATGCTGGCGACTCTATTAGTCAGTCTATCTTCAGGCGTTGGAAGGTTCAAGCTGACCCCCACCTTATAACCATAACCCCTAATAATTTCAATAGCTTTTACAGCTTCCTCTTCGGAACTAAAAGATTCAACTTGAACTACAATCGTCATATTTGCCCTATCCTCGTTTCTTACAAATTTATTGATTTCCCGAAGAACCTGCAGCGGATTATCAACCATCAAATGTATGGTAAAGGATGTTTTATCATGAAGCTTCTCATACAATCTTTCTATAAGGTTTATTGAGAAAGTGCTTTTATCCGGTATCATCGGCGGTCTCATAACGTCTATATGAATGCCATGTATCTTCCCAGTTTCCAAAAGTCTCATTATACTTAAAAATGCCTTTGAACTCTCCAATTTATCTATATTTCCAGATAGCTCTGACTCATATTCCAAGATCGACAGCGATATCAACATTTCATATTACCAAGTTAAAAATATTAAAGAAAGAATTTTAAAATTTAACAATTTTTTTTATTTTTTTATATGGAGATGAGAAGATGCGTGGAGAGTATTTTATCGGTATTGATAATGGCACGCAGAGCACAAAACAATAATCGTAGATGGTGAGACAGGTAAGGTTTTGGGTAAAGCGACAAAGGAGCATATGTTTATAGAGGGGTTACCTCCAGGACATAAGGAGCAGGATCCTTCCGTTTGGGTTAACGCCCTCATCGACACTATCAGGTCGGCTATAAAAAGTTCCGGTGTTAACCCCAGAGATATTAGGGCTATAGGTGTTTCAGGACAGCAACATGGATTGGTGCCTTTAGATGAGTATGGACGGGTTATTAGGCCAGCTAAGCTCTGGAATGACACTAGTACTTTTAGGGAAAGCAAGTACCTAATTAGGAAGCTTGGTGGATTAATTAGGGTTATTAGCGTTAATGAACGTTAGGACGAGAACATGGTGCAGGGAAGTTTTAGAAGCTATTGATCCAAACCTTGAGGAGAAGCTTCCACCCTTACAGAGCTCCGATAAACCAGCTGGCTTCATCAGAAGAGAGATCGCTGAAATGTTTGGTTTTAGGGATGATGTTCTTGTCAGCGCTGGTGGAGGAGACAATATGATGGGCGCTATTGGGACTGGAAATACACGTAAGGGAATTGTAACAGCAAGCTTTGGAACCTCCGGCACCATATATGCTTATTCGGATGCCCCGATAATCGACTATAAGGGTGAGGTGGCGGCTTTTTGTGATTCAACGAGCGCCTGGCTACCATTAGTGTGCACCATGAATGTAACTGTTTCAACCGAATTCATTAGAGACCTATTTAATGTGGCGCATGATGAGTTAACAAATATTATTGAGGAAACACCGGTAGGTTCAGAGGGACTCCTACTTCTACCATATTTTGAGGGGAGAGGACACCTAATGTTCCGAATGGGACAGGAGTCTTCTTTGGATTAAACAGTAGGACATTTAATAGAGGGCACTTGGCTAGAGCCGCGATGGAGGGGGCTACATTAGGCATGAATTATGGGTTAAATAGGATGAGGGAGCTTGGAATCAACCCTAAGCAGATTAGGCTTACTGGTGGCGGATCAAAAAATAGGATTTGGCGGCAGATTGCAGCCGACATATTCAACACTAAAGTTGTCTGCCTGAAAATCGATGAGGGAGCAGCGTATGGTGCAGCATTACAGGCAATATGGACATATCGCAATTATATGGGTGAAAACGTTACAATACAAGAGATAACGGATCAATATGTTGAGATAGATGAGAATACCATTACTCTGCCTAAACCAGAGAATGTCGGAATATACAGCGAATTACAGAAACTTCAGGATAACTTAAGTAAGGTTCTTCGAGAATATTTCACGCTCACAAAGAATTTCTAGATAAACATGTATCTTAAACGAAACTCCGATATTTATGGAGCATAAATATATTTCATGAGAAGAAGCGATAAAGAGAAATATAAGTTTTGTTCCTTTTTAGATAATCTAAGAGACTCTTATGGATAGGGATTAATTTGTCCTTCAAAAAAGACATACATGTCAGGATTGGGGAAATAAAGAGTGATATAGGTTTTTTAAAGGATCTCGAGATTTCTATCGGCAAAATAATTGAGGAGGAATGGGCTGAGGAGGCCGGTCCAACACCCTTTCCCTCAATAGTCGACTTAAGGGATTGGGATCTCAAGCTTCTACAACGTTATAAGCCCTTTTATATGCCCTTTTGCGATCTCTGCTGTCTCTGCACTTTTGGGAAATGTGACTTGACGGGTGATAAGCGTGGTGCATGCGGGCTGAATATGGCTGGTCAGCAGTCACGCATAGTTCTTTTAGCATGTTGCATAGGTGCTGCGACGCATATATCTCATGCTAGACATTTAATTGATCATTTAATAAAAAAATTTGGACGTGACCATCCAATAGATGTTGGGGGCTTAAATGTTGAGGTTGAGGCTCCAGTAACCCGTCTAGTCTGCGGTATTAAGCCTAAAACCTTAGGCGACCTAGAGGATGTATTGGGCTATCTTGAGCGTGAATTAACTAGACTTCTTGCAGCTACACATACGGGTCAAGAAGAGAGCAACTTAGATTTTGAATCTAAGGTTTTTCATGCTGGCATGATAGACCATGTAGGCTTGGAGATAGCAGATATAGCGCAGATATCAGCCTTAGGATTCCCGAGGGCTGAGCCGGAAGCCCCGCTTGCAGATATAGGTTTAGGCGTTGTGGATTACGCTAAGCCAGTTATATTGGTTATTGGGCATAATGTTCCCCCAGCCGCTGAGATAGTCGATTATCTCATGAAGAATGGGCTGTATGGCGGTGTTGAAGTTACTGGCTTATGCTGCACGGCACATGATGTTACACGATATAATCCTAAAGCGAAGATTATTGGGCCGATATCATGGCAGCTCAGATTCATCAGAAGCGGTGTGGCCGATGTGGTAGTTGTGGATGAACAATGTATCAGAGCCGACATGCTAATTGAGGCCCAAAAGATTAAGGCGCCGGTTATAGCGACAAGCGACGTAAACTGCATGGGTCTACCAAATAGAACAAGAGACGAAGCTGACAGAATAGTTGAGGACTTAGTCTCCGGTAGGCAGCAGGGTGCGTTAATCCTCAACCCAGCTAAGGCCGCTGAGGTTGCGGTTAAGACGGCTCTTCTCGTTGCGCCTAGGAGGATGAAGTTTAAAGCTCTACCGGATGTCAGCGATATAATTGAGGGCGCTAGAAACTGCCGCAAATGTGATGAGTGTAGAAGGGCTTGCCTAAATGACCTACCGATAAGAGAGGCTTTGGCGAAAGCATTAGAGGGGAGCCTAGACGCCCTAGCCAGCCTATATGATGAGTGCGTTGGCTGCGCTAGGTGTGAGAGCGCATGCCCAATAAACCTGCCCCTCCATAGTTTTATAGTTAGGGCTGCCGAGAGGAGACTGAAGGAAGAGAAGTATAAGATTAGGGTTGGGAGGGGCGCCATACAGGACGTTGAGATTAGGAATGTTGGAAGCCCAATTGTTTTAGGCGAGATACCGGGCGTGGTCGCCTTCGTTGGATGCGCCAACTACCCGAGGGGCGGCGCCGAGGTTGCTGAGATGGCTGTTGAGTTCGCTAAAAGGCGCTATATTGTTGTAGCATCTGGATGTGCAGCCATGTCAATAGCCATGTATAAGGATGAGGAGGGAAAAAGCCCCTATGAGATTTTTCCAGGCGTATTTGATGCAGGCGGCATAGTTAATGTGGGCTCATGCGTTGCGAACGCCCATATAGCTGGCGCAGCGATAAAGATAGCAAGCATATTTGCTAAGCGTAGGCTGCGTGGGAACTATGAGGAGATAGCTGACTACATACTTAATAGGGTCGGCGCCGTTGGGGTTGCCTGGGGAGCTATGTCGCAGAAAGCTGCTGCCATAGCCAGCGGATTCTGGAGGCTTGGTGTCCCAGTTATCGTTGGTCCTCATGGGTTGAAGTATAGGCGTATGCTGCTTGGCAGAAAGGATAAGCCCGAGGACTGGTATGTTTATGATGCCAGAACAGGCGAGAAAGTTTATATTGGACCAGCTCCTGAGCACCTATTTTACGCCGCTGAAACGAAGGAGGAAGCCATGGTTATGATTGCGAAGCTTTGTATAAGACCAAACGACACAACTAAGGGCAGATCGATTAAGCTATCGCATTACATAGATTTATATAAGCGCTTCTTTGGAAGCATGCCAGACGACATACACCTCTTTGTCCGAACATTAGCGGATATACCGATAACAATGCGCGATGAGGTGATAAAGGTGCTTGAGGAGAAAGGCTGGAAAGAAAATATTATACCAGACCCAACGCTTCTACCGAGACTTGTAAGGAGGAGGGCAGGTGAGTGAGATGAGCGCGGCATGGCAGACAGCTGAGATACCTGGGCCGAAGAAGGCGCTTGCAATAACTAATCCACAGATCGTTTCAGCGTTGGTTAAGCGGTCAAAGAATCCTATATTGATTGTTGGACATAGGGCGGCTGAGATAAAATTGGGTAACGGCACTCTTGTAGATTACGTTATACGCTTGGCTGAAGCCGCTGGGCTCCCAGTTGTTTCAGCGCCCAGTATAATGGGCGAATTTATTAAGAGAGGTTTCACGAGGGTTATTGGTATGCCATTAGTTGATATAGCGAATAGGCTTACTGACCCGGGCTGGATGGGTTTTGATGGTAAAGGAATATACGACCTAGCGTTATTTATTGGCTTTAAATATTACGTTGGCTGGCTCATTTTATCTGGCCTAAAACATTTCTCACAGGATCTTAAGACAGTCTCGCTTGATATGTATTACCAGCCACATGCATCATGGTCATTTCCAAATATCTCCCAGGATGAATGGAAGAAGAATCTTGAGGCGATAATTGGTGGTTTAGGGTGAGGTAGAGTATGTCAATGTTTGCGGATATACCGGTTGATGTGGGCGTAATATATGAGGGCGAGAGGATCAGATGGCAGGATGCTCAGCTCGAATTCGGCGGACCTAGGGTTGAGCATAAGTTTGAGCTAGTTAGGGTTCGCAAGTTAGATGATGTTGAGGATGGGAAAATAGCGATAATTGGACCGGACATAAAGGACCTAGAGAAGAAGTCCTATCCACTCGGCATTTATATCGAGGTTGCTGGTAAGGAGCTCGATGAGGAGATTGAGGGCGTAATAGAGCGGCGAATACATGAGTATGTGAATTATATTGAGGGTGTAATGCACTTAAACCAGAGATATGATATCTGGATAAGGATTAGTAAGCGCTCATTCGAGAAGGGCTTAAACT encodes:
- a CDS encoding ribosome biogenesis/translation initiation ATPase RLI translates to MRIAVIDLDKCKSTRCDKACYRFCPQVRSRVEAIRFENNKPVISEVLCTGCGICVKKCPFKAISIVNVPEELKGECVHRFGPNTFKLFRLPVPSPGIVLGLIGENGIGKSTALKILSGEIKPNLERYDNPPSWHEIIQYFRGSTLQTYFQKLSNKELKVVHKPQYVDKIPRVIKGKVGEILERIDERGKINEISKKLNLKVIWDRSLDVLSGGELQRVAIAAAVCREADVYLFDEPSSYLDIKQRLEAARVIRSLKEENKIIIVAEHDLAVLDYLSDQVCVFYGKPGVYGIVSHVHSVRTGINIYLDGFIPDENMRFRKEPIIFHVKPPLTGSSTNVPILNWSEMTKTYEGFTLRIEAGNAKSGEVIGILGPNGIGKTTFIKILAGIEKPDEGPPPTENILRVSYKPQYISTDYDGTVEDLLRAAAKEQFTSSWYQTEIINPLNLSPLFDRVVKELSGGELQKVAIAACLSRKADLYLLDEPSAYLDVEERLAMAKTIRRIVEDKNATAFVVEHDIVAMDFIADRLIIFAGEPGVHGMAKSPTNLLDGMNMFLKEINITFRRDPDTKRPRVNKEGSRVDEYQKRTGQYYYVKS
- a CDS encoding QueT transporter family protein yields the protein MKFSSTEVALIAFFAATYAIGVTFLAPISFDPRFQIRVADAFLPLSIIFGFPAALGLGLGCFIANFFGPYGFIDAVIGGIANFAACMLAWFIGGDSVKRRFLGCLTETITITVIVGGYLSLLLGIPIEISLLGLFIGSLISINILGFVLLEALNKKKVVGDILKGRIKAS
- a CDS encoding FGGY family carbohydrate kinase, with product MGKATKEHMFIEGLPPGHKEQDPSVWVNALIDTIRSAIKSSGVNPRDIRAIGVSGQQHGLVPLDEYGRVIRPAKLWNDTSTFRESKYLIRKLGGLIRVISVNER
- a CDS encoding FGGY family carbohydrate kinase encodes the protein MNVRTRTWCREVLEAIDPNLEEKLPPLQSSDKPAGFIRREIAEMFGFRDDVLVSAGGGDNMMGAIGTGNTRKGIVTASFGTSGTIYAYSDAPIIDYKGEVAAFCDSTSAWLPLVCTMNVTVSTEFIRDLFNVAHDELTNIIEETPVGSEGLLLLPYFEGRGHLMFRMGQESSLD
- the cdhA gene encoding CO dehydrogenase/acetyl-CoA synthase complex subunit alpha, whose amino-acid sequence is MSFKKDIHVRIGEIKSDIGFLKDLEISIGKIIEEEWAEEAGPTPFPSIVDLRDWDLKLLQRYKPFYMPFCDLCCLCTFGKCDLTGDKRGACGLNMAGQQSRIVLLACCIGAATHISHARHLIDHLIKKFGRDHPIDVGGLNVEVEAPVTRLVCGIKPKTLGDLEDVLGYLERELTRLLAATHTGQEESNLDFESKVFHAGMIDHVGLEIADIAQISALGFPRAEPEAPLADIGLGVVDYAKPVILVIGHNVPPAAEIVDYLMKNGLYGGVEVTGLCCTAHDVTRYNPKAKIIGPISWQLRFIRSGVADVVVVDEQCIRADMLIEAQKIKAPVIATSDVNCMGLPNRTRDEADRIVEDLVSGRQQGALILNPAKAAEVAVKTALLVAPRRMKFKALPDVSDIIEGARNCRKCDECRRACLNDLPIREALAKALEGSLDALASLYDECVGCARCESACPINLPLHSFIVRAAERRLKEEKYKIRVGRGAIQDVEIRNVGSPIVLGEIPGVVAFVGCANYPRGGAEVAEMAVEFAKRRYIVVASGCAAMSIAMYKDEEGKSPYEIFPGVFDAGGIVNVGSCVANAHIAGAAIKIASIFAKRRLRGNYEEIADYILNRVGAVGVAWGAMSQKAAAIASGFWRLGVPVIVGPHGLKYRRMLLGRKDKPEDWYVYDARTGEKVYIGPAPEHLFYAAETKEEAMVMIAKLCIRPNDTTKGRSIKLSHYIDLYKRFFGSMPDDIHLFVRTLADIPITMRDEVIKVLEEKGWKENIIPDPTLLPRLVRRRAGE
- the cdhB gene encoding CO dehydrogenase/acetyl-CoA synthase complex subunit epsilon, with product MSAAWQTAEIPGPKKALAITNPQIVSALVKRSKNPILIVGHRAAEIKLGNGTLVDYVIRLAEAAGLPVVSAPSIMGEFIKRGFTRVIGMPLVDIANRLTDPGWMGFDGKGIYDLALFIGFKYYVGWLILSGLKHFSQDLKTVSLDMYYQPHASWSFPNISQDEWKKNLEAIIGGLG